CGGtagacgatctgtgggttaagcaaccgttggcgcggtcattctatagatgggtgaccgcatagtggtatttgaactgggcgtctccgtgcttcggtgggcacgtaaaaagtcggtgccGGGTGTTATCtactatgataacagtcgtgaagcgatgtcaaaggccttcgggcggcttgaacaattcagacactgggttgaccacttaccatacgataagagTGATTATGCTGTATATGAATGATATGTCTCATTAATTTATCTGTTTTGTTCCCAACATCATGTCTCTCTATACCGTAGATTCAAGCTTTGTTGACTACTGCCCCCtttacaaggaaaataaaacacagCGCCCTCTTTACGCaataaaccaaattaaataGATCTTCTATTTTTGCTTATTTATCACTTGTCTTTAGACCCCACTGTCCCCTAATGAAAAGCTCCAGCGCCGATTAGGAGGAGATgatttcctttttttaagacaaacCCGCTCTAAGTATGATCTTCTCTCGCTGGgacttttaacaaacatacacaccaCGGACACCAAGTACGtccagatccgaaacaactatttgtggatcgtacaaatatttgttgatgGGTATcgaatcgaacccacgccctTCCGACGCATTGGTAGAGGCATGGCGATCACCTTAACCGCTGCACCACGGCCGTCAAAATGGCCTATATGCTGTTGACACTACAATGCATGATTGCATTGCTGTTGTTTCTACAGAAAATTGTTGAATTTAATGGTAGTTTTTCTTCTTCCAGTACCATTTAAACATTACACAGGAGATGATTGTTCTATCTGTAATCCTGTAGAAAGGGATAGACAGATACGGGAACTTCTTGGCGTGGACAAATCTAAGCCAATTGCTACCAAACCTCTCCAGGTTATGAATACTTTATATTTGATACTAATACAAAATATCcttgttgtcaatatttatattcattgtatttttaattagtatttggTATGCAAAATTCCGctctgatttatttttgtcgttTTAGGCATATTCTTTTGAAAACGGAGGGAGACCTTATCACTGTATCTACCGGAGAGAAtggtttatgttattttttttctgcttACGTTCATATTACACTTTTTAAACCTAATTATGAGGAGTAAAACTGAAAACTTTCTTTCAGCGAGAAGACACGATTAGCAGGCCTGAGTTTTATTCATTGTTTCCGacaaaaaactgaaaaatgtcTAGAAAAGGAGCCTATACGCTGCGTATGTACTGACTCATTCCTTGATACCGCGTCCCCTTGTAAAAAAGTCGTGGAGGCCAAACGACCTGAATGTTGTCCACCCGCTAAGACACCTGAGCCACCGCCACGCGAGGAAAGTAAGCACTGTTGTGTAAAGAAAGATAGTAACGAAGACAGCTATACGTTACCAGGAAACGCAGAGAATTCGGCTGTTTATCAACAATTAATACTTAACcgaaatatacaagtatttttacaaattgaaCAGTTTTCGAAGCAAAGACCTATAATCCTATCTCGAAAACAATATGATAAAGTAAAAAGAATTATACAAAGTAACATAAGTCATAAATGTTGCCgagaaaaacgtaaaaaaatatcagacaGAACTGAAGGCAGTCAGGCAATGTTCGGAGAAATCAAAAGAAGAACAACCATAGAAGTGGTGAACCATGTTGATGAATCAGTACAGACAGACAAAGCACCGTGTAATAGATCAAACTGTCGAAGAGCACGCGCTAAAAAATGTCCAAGCCCGAAAGGATCGTTAAATCCTAGAGTATCTGCATTCATTAGAACATCTACAAGCCCGAGACCATCTGGGAGATACATTGCACGGCTTAGTAGAAAATCGGGCAAATATAAGAGAGAAAAATCTCGTAGAATTACGCGTCACGACGATGAAGATAGCAATTCAGACAATGAGCGACCCGAAGGAAATGTATGCCATCGAAATACATGCGCGGATTTTCAACCATTCAAAAAGCACATAAAATCGGGAGGTCTCTTGAATAGCCGTGAAGAAAGCTGTCCGAAATGTGAACGTCAAAAGAGCAATGAAAGTAAGAAATCTAGTGGAACGATTCGTCACATTAGTGTGGAACAAAGAAAGAGAATATGCGGAGAACTGCGTAAATCACATATGAATACTGAAGATGGTCCGTTGTCGCCAGGCAGTGACCAGAAGCCAAGAGTGGAAGAACGTAGCACCGACATGATAATCGGTGACGATGGCTATGACATGCACAATATGTCGTACGAGCCGCCCGTTAGGTGTCGCGGTACCTTTGTTAATCATATAGAAGTGCGAAGTGGTATATTACATTGCAAATCACCTGGAGAAAACCGTTTGCTGAATAGAATTGGTTGTGAATATTGCAGGCCAAATGTGAAACGCCATAGAGAATATGAatcattttacaaacatagtaGACAATATTACAGAGACAATCTGGACTTTAATCCGGGTGCCGAATATACCAAAACATGTCTGGAACATCAGAGAATCGATATTGAAGATCAGACAGCTAGTGATATATTACGTCACATTTCGCGCAGAGAACAGCGATTGGTTGGAGACCACAGACAGAATATTCCGAATTGCATGACATGTCAAGAATATCTCGCAATAACTGATCAAAGTATGAGACCTTATGAACTTACTGGTTTGGAATATGATGAAACACTACGAGAACAAAGTGAATTCTCCAGACGCAGTGACGATCAGGTTATAGCGATTGAATACAATGAAAATCAACACAACTTAAATGAGGAACGTAGAAACTATCACACACAAGAATCTGGTGACCATGACAAGCCggacaaagaaaacaaaacaacagtTATGTTGTATGTGGCTAATGATCAACGGGATAATGTTGAGACTGAAAACCAAAATCCGCTCATTGGTAAAACAATGTCGTCTTTGGAAACTCATAAAACCAGCATGGTATTGTTAAATCATGTTTCTTCGTCTAACGTTGCAGTCATGTCTGACTCGAGTTTAGGTCATGCCAAATCGTTTCACACAATTTTCAGAGGTGAGTATTGTTTCTTATCATTGTTTATGAGAATACATACCTGAATGTTGTCAAGAGATAATGCATGTTACTAATCAAAATCTATTTCTATAAGAATTCTTATCTTTTTTAGGTCATAAAAAAACTCCCACTCCCAATTTAGGCACATCAGTGTACTCACTGTACTCCGAAGATGGATTCAACTCTGTAAAATCTGTCAAGTTTATTACACCACCGCAAATCGTAAAGCCTGCTAAAAGACCATTCTTGAGGAGGCTCATGTCTTGTTTGGTTATGAGATCAACCAGAGCATCTGTACTTAAACTACCGACAATCCCTGCGCCTGAACTAAACAGTCTCAATAGTTCAGTGGATTCATATCATATCAGCACTTCGCTTGGCGTGAGTAATACGAATAACACTTACTTAATAGCAGTTAAATAGCAATTTAACAATTGACAAGACTTTATATTGGTACTGTCCCAGCCAGCTCTGGTCCTCTTCGCTTTAATAGACATACAGGTAAGAAAGTTATTCGCCTGCTTAATACCGACCAAATACACATAGcataacaacttagtagagagccttctGTGCGAGGCGGCTGGCGAAGTTATACAAAATTCggaatttagaacattagtgaCTCGTAGACTCGTGAAGCTGACAATAGCCTATCTCATACAGCTTCTTGATTCGGAAACTAAGTAGAATttgcaattattataatctagataaatcgtatGGTACCTAACTTTAATTGCTTACGAATTCACAACTTTCCAGGGTGTAGAATTAACTTCCTCCATCTACGATACGTCGGCGTCTTTCTACAGTAACCACACGATTCTGCCACTAAACAGTAAAATGAAGCGAGGATTTTTCAGCTCTGTCCGAGGTTTCCTCATAAACCGAAGAAGCTGAAGAATAcaaacaaagattttttatttcttttatttttatactatgtataacatgaaatcatattttgtaaagaaactGTTTATTGTtgattgtaaaatgttttttattttagaacattCATACTCCTGATTTTACTCGTTAATATTCATGATTGCAACTGCAACCTTCCCACTTACATGTTTCTTTGGCTAACTCAATGAAGTTATGTGACTCCTACAGTTAGTAGGTAATTTTACCATCTTTTGCAAGGTTTATCTACAGATTTGCTCCAGCTGACCTGATCAACAGACCTGAGGAATGTTAATTTGGATATGATAACAGAGATCTCGCAtacaatatattacataaatagttgATGTAAAATGGAGCAAACATTTAAGAATGCAGTATCCATTTCAATTTTGTAATAGGTTCCTACTTATTTCTAGTTCGCATCACGTTTGCATCAATAACGTTCAGAAACGAAaatcttttatcaaaatccttatGTAACTTTTTCTATCAGCAACACTGAACATAACCTCAAATCTTTGACATTTGTTTTGACATAAATTTTGTCTCTCGCgttatgttttgaaataaatatctaaataattaaaagtcgAAACATCccaaaaaaatgtctttaatcAGACGTTGTGTGCCGCTTTTTACGAAATCTATTAGAATCCATCCAGTGTCTGTTCAAAGTAAGTGTAAATTAAGACGAGTGGGTTATGTCGAGGCCTTAGTAAATAAGAATGAATTAtatcattaataaaaatgttacaggACAAAAGATCCATCGATATGTAGCTCCAACGCTAATGGAACTGAAGCGCCGTGAAGACAAGCTCGGTGGAAAGAAATTCTATCCAAGAAACACGTACTTAGAATGGAACTTGGAGGCAGAACTATATGCATTTGGAAAACGTCTGAATGAGGATTTTGACGCAGACTTACTATTACAAGCCTTTACAGACAGATCTTATGTGATTAAAGAAGAAATGAAGCAAAAGGAACTTGAATTCGATATTAAAATGAAGGATAACCGAGAACTGGCTGATAAAGGTAAGAAAGatcatataatttcatataaaattaatttatattcaaaataaattgcattttctTTGCCGACTTTATAGTTACTAATAGAAAACCATCAATTTTAGCACCTAAATTACTCATAATTTCATAAACTCCATATTCATATATTCTATCCAGTCCAGATCTAAAATCAATTTAACTAAATAGTAACTGTTtacctagt
The DNA window shown above is from Anticarsia gemmatalis isolate Benzon Research Colony breed Stoneville strain chromosome 20, ilAntGemm2 primary, whole genome shotgun sequence and carries:
- the LOC142981802 gene encoding uncharacterized protein LOC142981802 → MDCYKSESDFIDSLDFLSPPVKRVQSSRDDIASCNYSRCSEEDHNGHLFRRAYFRSYEEYLKGPRVVRAGVTSSTSLVLKKTSERQILKSNSVVSYTAFRTPKEIAEKPSKLQRKSKSKPLIKVTVIPKKDQVQTARLLRKRRRSPKNIQSSTSNQDNSVQTKNVYLIVAGRRRDKIYEIKTTGSATVSNESDNYEDFPIERLTSIKHFMRSLNMEKHGNTNGNDYKFDVSQNCRVDAPQQTTFMKKPDDGCKCEDEYVFSSVVEGAKELHKKNRVKIYGQLGVTDGDRYLLRYGATVNDKPVTEFARITQDLSTVVAPLSEIKPKHRFPTTQDSAIQTDLPGNPTRRRTTTSRYRKESQGTQVNFNVQVTSARDYDGFETMDKNIQCDCNLGNNVMENIGGDNCLKNCQSPLVIISVYPKASPETVTSSARSLEHDRSPSPTRIFTAKDNRQASSKIDKSTDERIDGPRRRSTVEREDNIHSLFRSRSPSPNKKSPRDDKEPDAKHFKVRAAKRNTESHKAIRAIQNKILQKDKIEQNRAGTSKFIAPSFQNRSPKGQGNFRKSSPPRLEERATNTEHANTKQNLIDNFTKKVPKRSKYKYVPAKQDNSKITIDIEGERERYNVLLDQALLTTDVRIKKTMKDIGSQHGGHKMASESLENLLLLPEKETDLHPIKMYANQMDEIPMNERISGITIRDSLELFHRREERHNTINTQTGINNTYYDNNGNNTTYSVPFKHYTGDDCSICNPVERDRQIRELLGVDKSKPIATKPLQAYSFENGGRPYHCIYRRECEKTRLAGLSFIHCFRQKTEKCLEKEPIRCVCTDSFLDTASPCKKVVEAKRPECCPPAKTPEPPPREESKHCCVKKDSNEDSYTLPGNAENSAVYQQLILNRNIQVFLQIEQFSKQRPIILSRKQYDKVKRIIQSNISHKCCREKRKKISDRTEGSQAMFGEIKRRTTIEVVNHVDESVQTDKAPCNRSNCRRARAKKCPSPKGSLNPRVSAFIRTSTSPRPSGRYIARLSRKSGKYKREKSRRITRHDDEDSNSDNERPEGNVCHRNTCADFQPFKKHIKSGGLLNSREESCPKCERQKSNESKKSSGTIRHISVEQRKRICGELRKSHMNTEDGPLSPGSDQKPRVEERSTDMIIGDDGYDMHNMSYEPPVRCRGTFVNHIEVRSGILHCKSPGENRLLNRIGCEYCRPNVKRHREYESFYKHSRQYYRDNLDFNPGAEYTKTCLEHQRIDIEDQTASDILRHISRREQRLVGDHRQNIPNCMTCQEYLAITDQSMRPYELTGLEYDETLREQSEFSRRSDDQVIAIEYNENQHNLNEERRNYHTQESGDHDKPDKENKTTVMLYVANDQRDNVETENQNPLIGKTMSSLETHKTSMVLLNHVSSSNVAVMSDSSLGHAKSFHTIFRGHKKTPTPNLGTSVYSLYSEDGFNSVKSVKFITPPQIVKPAKRPFLRRLMSCLVMRSTRASVLKLPTIPAPELNSLNSSVDSYHISTSLGGVELTSSIYDTSASFYSNHTILPLNSKMKRGFFSSVRGFLINRRS